The Saprospiraceae bacterium genome includes a window with the following:
- a CDS encoding T9SS type A sorting domain-containing protein — MPGKSILSIVTIFLTLCVILPSNGQNFDRLDIPVYSGGKELKFPFTGGLRAGQFSNIDFNNDGKNDLFVFDRNGDQVLPFVKTGAVGTIDFRFAPEYISIFPTMRNWALLRDFNADGVMDVFTASGKYPGCIEVWRGSRDQSGRYTFRLITFNYGLPEILMFPISNNYTQIYVSSIDMPAIADVDGDGDLDIISFEADGSYASFYKNVSVEEKLGLDSLKYIRQDICWGKFAENQFNETISLSSSGFSCSTGLTTTNTGLRHSGSSIAVFDNDGDGDMDIIIGDIGSPKLTRLFNGGSLANAHMTKLENNFPVSDVPANLDYFLGAYYVDVDADGKRELIVTPNEINSAESENHVWLYKNAGTDSAPDFKFFKNNFLIDEMAYFNSASHPAFGDVNGDGLMDIIMGTGGVQLKNGARRNRMALLLNTGTTAQAKYNITDEDYLSFSKFGDQTGRFAPALGDIDQDGDDDLVVGDARGQLYLAFNTAGKGKPMTFGTAQYFFSEIFVGQNAKPQIIDLDNDGLKDLVIGEKNNELNFFKNIGTASTPKFKPEAEILPNTRQAGKIHPANDFPTQNGAPFFFKSGNKLHMIMGTEDAGFITYHEIEGNLYSGFKKLHELTGNIKQGRKVTSSLADIDGDGYYEMAVGNERGGLVFYNTTFKADTISSLGQVVLNDVKLNIFPNPAGNQVFISSDIDFPAIRLFNISGKMVAELSINEVNDISLIPQGIYFIKADSKQGSLVKKLVVY; from the coding sequence ATGCCAGGAAAGAGCATTCTGTCTATAGTCACGATTTTTTTAACATTATGTGTTATATTACCATCGAATGGTCAAAATTTTGACAGGCTGGACATCCCTGTATATTCGGGAGGTAAAGAATTGAAATTCCCGTTTACAGGAGGATTGAGAGCCGGGCAGTTTTCCAACATTGATTTCAATAATGACGGAAAAAATGATTTATTTGTATTTGACCGAAATGGCGATCAGGTTTTACCATTTGTAAAAACAGGTGCGGTGGGCACCATAGATTTTAGGTTTGCCCCTGAGTACATTTCCATCTTTCCAACTATGCGGAACTGGGCCTTATTAAGAGATTTTAATGCAGATGGAGTGATGGACGTTTTTACTGCATCCGGCAAATATCCAGGGTGTATTGAAGTATGGCGAGGTTCAAGAGACCAAAGCGGCCGATATACTTTCAGATTGATTACTTTTAATTATGGTTTGCCGGAAATATTGATGTTCCCCATATCCAATAACTATACTCAGATATATGTAAGCTCCATAGATATGCCAGCCATTGCTGACGTGGATGGTGATGGCGACCTGGACATCATATCTTTTGAAGCAGATGGTAGTTATGCTTCGTTTTATAAGAATGTAAGTGTGGAAGAAAAACTAGGGTTGGATTCATTGAAATATATCAGGCAGGATATTTGTTGGGGAAAATTTGCTGAAAACCAATTTAACGAAACAATCTCCTTAAGCTCCAGTGGATTCAGTTGTTCAACCGGACTTACTACCACCAATACCGGCTTGAGACATTCCGGATCATCCATAGCTGTATTTGACAATGATGGCGATGGAGATATGGACATCATCATTGGAGATATAGGAAGTCCTAAACTGACAAGATTGTTTAACGGTGGCAGTCTTGCCAATGCACATATGACAAAGCTTGAAAATAATTTCCCGGTCAGTGATGTCCCCGCAAATCTTGACTATTTTCTTGGGGCATATTATGTAGATGTAGATGCTGACGGAAAGAGAGAACTCATCGTCACACCCAATGAAATCAATTCTGCAGAATCTGAAAATCATGTATGGTTATATAAAAACGCAGGTACTGACAGCGCACCTGATTTCAAGTTTTTTAAGAATAACTTTTTGATAGATGAAATGGCATATTTCAACAGTGCCTCACATCCTGCATTTGGGGATGTCAATGGAGATGGATTGATGGATATCATCATGGGTACAGGAGGTGTCCAACTCAAAAATGGAGCACGAAGAAACAGAATGGCACTTCTACTAAATACCGGAACAACTGCGCAAGCAAAGTACAATATCACTGATGAAGATTACTTGTCTTTTTCAAAATTTGGGGACCAAACGGGCAGATTCGCTCCGGCATTGGGTGACATAGATCAGGATGGAGATGATGATCTTGTGGTCGGAGATGCACGAGGCCAATTATATCTTGCATTCAATACTGCAGGCAAAGGAAAACCAATGACATTTGGTACAGCTCAATACTTTTTCAGTGAAATATTTGTAGGACAGAATGCAAAACCCCAGATAATAGACCTTGATAATGATGGTTTAAAAGACTTAGTCATCGGTGAAAAAAATAATGAACTCAACTTTTTCAAAAATATAGGAACTGCTTCCACTCCAAAATTTAAACCGGAAGCTGAAATCCTCCCTAATACCCGACAAGCTGGCAAAATCCATCCAGCCAATGACTTTCCTACTCAAAATGGAGCACCGTTCTTCTTTAAGTCCGGCAATAAACTCCATATGATCATGGGTACAGAAGATGCAGGTTTCATCACTTACCATGAGATAGAAGGCAATCTCTATTCAGGATTCAAAAAACTCCATGAACTCACCGGTAATATCAAACAAGGCAGGAAAGTTACTTCATCGCTTGCAGATATTGATGGGGATGGATATTATGAAATGGCAGTAGGGAACGAACGTGGCGGACTTGTGTTTTACAATACTACATTTAAGGCAGACACTATATCATCTCTTGGGCAAGTTGTTTTGAATGATGTAAAATTAAATATTTTTCCAAACCCCGCAGGTAATCAGGTATTTATATCATCAGATATAGACTTCCCTGCTATCAGATTGTTTAATATATCAGGAAAAATGGTGGCTGAACTGTCGATTAACGAAGTCAATGACATTTCTCTCATTCCGCAAGGCATCTATTTTATTAAGGCGGATAGTAAACAAGGTAGTCTTGTTAAAAAATTAGTGGTATATTGA
- a CDS encoding 4a-hydroxytetrahydrobiopterin dehydratase — protein sequence MNKLSDKQIHEGLKKLDLWNRESQFICKDFLFKDFVEAFGFMTKVALVAESIGHHPNWYNVYNTVRIKLSTHDAGGLTEKDFLLAGKIDALKK from the coding sequence ATGAATAAATTAAGCGACAAACAAATCCATGAAGGCTTGAAAAAATTAGATTTATGGAATAGGGAAAGTCAATTCATTTGTAAAGATTTTCTATTTAAAGATTTTGTTGAAGCATTTGGCTTCATGACAAAAGTAGCTCTTGTGGCAGAGTCGATAGGTCACCATCCCAATTGGTATAATGTATATAACACCGTCCGTATCAAGTTGAGCACACATGATGCAGGTGGCCTGACAGAAAAGGATTTTTTATTGGCAGGTAAGATCGATGCCCTTAAAAAATAA
- a CDS encoding glycogen debranching protein — protein sequence MNRIIILLTTIIMASCQTKRIIMPSEILYSSDAFTLKKGEVIQGNNLSKVHSSEHISSNYKSPASDTYSRMVSFKFSINEKDNELPFGVDHQVVIADDDHESPIFKFGEMPVRSDERPTTYLKPNHSYTFRVDMTPVMEQFDQKGYYETHNGTRIAKSDFKGFYIAGGSEPLSWDFVGLSGKGLKLLPSGENHIYTITLNMNPYSYDQATEAHWKKTWNTHDKPTYKSDQPIVDALYNLSLEEAKKNIEPDSTLRTGAKWSGVWTRDISYSIFLAFAYHEPEIAKISLMKKVNRGRIIQDTGSGGAWPVSSDRTTWALAAWEIYKVTGDKEWLRQTYGIIKNSLDDDYFTLAAPSGLYKGESSFLDWREQTYPKWMNNADIYTSENLGTNVVHYQAHKILASMASVLGEPAEIYEQSAESIKKAINAQLWMPEKGYYAQFRYGRKELIRSDRFEALGEALAIIFDVADSERAAQIISMSPITAYGASCIYPQIPGIPPYHNNAVWPFVQSYWNLAAAKTGNEKALNQGLASIYRAGGLFLSNYENFVAHSGDFKGTEINSDRMLWSMAGNIAMVHRVFMGMTFGVNGIKFCPVIPRSYDGVKTLSGFKYRNATLNIKVIGFGKNISSFKINGHKMANAYIESTATGTINIEIEMDNIAFDQQGFHLTQNHFSLPNPVLVRNDNEISWPPIPNAIHYKIYRNGQEWAKTENNSIKINTNEPAEFSVSAIDTEGYESFISEPLLIAPEASLSTFQMERFAQKSNRMYSGHTADGFVEISNDLNQTLPMNVSVDEDGKYLVDFRYSNGSGPWNTDNKCAIRSLYLGDKYIGSFVFPQRGQEEWSDWGFSNSLVLNLKKGNNQLQLKFELWNNNMNVGINRAMLDYIRLIKID from the coding sequence ATGAACAGAATCATCATTTTATTGACCACTATAATAATGGCATCCTGCCAGACAAAAAGAATAATTATGCCATCGGAAATTCTATACTCTTCTGACGCATTTACCCTTAAGAAAGGTGAAGTCATTCAGGGAAACAATCTGTCAAAAGTACATTCATCAGAACATATCAGTTCCAACTACAAGAGTCCGGCAAGTGACACCTACTCCAGGATGGTTAGCTTTAAATTTTCTATCAACGAAAAAGATAATGAACTTCCCTTCGGTGTGGACCATCAGGTAGTGATCGCTGATGATGACCACGAGTCACCCATCTTCAAATTTGGTGAGATGCCTGTCCGCAGCGATGAACGACCTACCACATATCTGAAACCCAATCATTCCTATACTTTCAGAGTTGATATGACTCCTGTGATGGAACAATTTGACCAAAAAGGGTACTACGAAACGCATAATGGAACCAGAATCGCCAAATCAGACTTTAAAGGATTTTATATAGCCGGAGGTTCGGAACCATTGAGTTGGGATTTTGTAGGCTTGAGTGGCAAAGGATTGAAACTCTTGCCATCCGGCGAAAATCACATCTACACTATCACGCTGAATATGAATCCATATTCTTATGACCAGGCAACTGAAGCACACTGGAAAAAAACATGGAATACCCATGACAAACCCACATACAAGTCAGATCAGCCTATCGTGGATGCTCTTTATAATCTGTCCCTTGAAGAAGCCAAAAAAAACATAGAACCCGACAGTACATTGCGCACCGGTGCCAAGTGGAGCGGTGTATGGACCAGAGATATTTCATACAGCATATTTCTGGCATTTGCGTACCACGAGCCTGAAATAGCCAAAATCAGTCTGATGAAAAAAGTCAATAGGGGCAGAATTATTCAGGATACCGGCTCTGGTGGTGCCTGGCCAGTTTCATCAGATCGTACTACCTGGGCACTGGCAGCATGGGAAATTTATAAAGTCACCGGAGATAAAGAATGGCTCAGGCAAACATATGGCATCATAAAAAACAGTCTCGATGATGACTACTTTACTCTCGCGGCACCATCAGGACTGTATAAGGGCGAGTCGTCTTTCCTGGACTGGAGAGAACAAACCTATCCCAAATGGATGAACAATGCAGATATTTACACTTCCGAAAATTTAGGTACAAACGTCGTTCATTATCAGGCCCATAAGATCCTGGCTTCGATGGCATCTGTCCTTGGCGAGCCTGCTGAAATATATGAACAAAGCGCAGAAAGTATAAAAAAAGCCATCAATGCTCAACTGTGGATGCCGGAAAAGGGATATTATGCTCAATTCAGATACGGACGGAAAGAATTAATCAGGTCGGACAGATTTGAAGCACTCGGTGAAGCCCTTGCTATCATATTTGATGTAGCAGATAGTGAACGTGCTGCTCAGATTATCTCCATGTCTCCAATTACAGCTTACGGAGCAAGTTGTATCTATCCACAGATACCAGGCATACCACCGTATCACAACAATGCTGTGTGGCCATTTGTACAGTCATACTGGAATCTCGCCGCCGCCAAAACAGGTAACGAAAAAGCATTAAATCAGGGACTGGCATCCATTTATCGTGCTGGTGGACTATTTCTCTCCAATTATGAAAATTTCGTGGCACACTCAGGTGATTTTAAGGGTACAGAGATCAATTCTGACAGAATGCTGTGGAGTATGGCTGGCAATATCGCAATGGTACACAGAGTATTTATGGGTATGACATTTGGTGTTAATGGCATAAAATTCTGTCCGGTCATTCCTCGTTCCTATGACGGTGTAAAAACGTTGTCAGGATTCAAATACCGAAATGCAACACTCAACATCAAGGTTATTGGTTTTGGTAAAAACATCAGTTCTTTCAAAATAAATGGCCACAAGATGGCAAATGCATACATAGAGTCCACCGCAACAGGCACCATCAACATTGAAATCGAAATGGACAATATTGCTTTCGATCAACAAGGTTTCCACCTTACCCAAAACCACTTTTCTCTTCCTAATCCGGTATTGGTCCGAAATGACAATGAAATTTCCTGGCCGCCAATACCTAATGCTATTCACTACAAAATATACAGAAACGGACAAGAGTGGGCAAAAACAGAAAATAACAGTATAAAAATAAATACCAATGAACCTGCAGAGTTTAGTGTCAGTGCTATAGATACTGAAGGTTATGAATCTTTCATCAGCGAACCATTGCTCATCGCACCTGAAGCAAGTTTGAGCACATTTCAAATGGAACGGTTCGCTCAAAAGTCAAACCGAATGTATTCAGGTCACACAGCAGATGGTTTTGTAGAAATCTCCAATGATCTAAATCAAACGCTGCCAATGAATGTGTCTGTAGACGAAGATGGAAAATATCTGGTTGATTTCAGATATTCCAATGGTTCCGGTCCATGGAATACTGATAACAAGTGTGCTATCAGAAGCTTATATTTGGGTGATAAATATATCGGTTCCTTTGTTTTTCCGCAGAGAGGACAGGAAGAGTGGTCCGATTGGGGATTTTCGAATAGTTTGGTTCTCAATTTAAAAAAAGGCAACAATCAACTCCAATTAAAATTTGAACTCTGGAACAACAATATGAATGTAGGAATCAACAGAGCTATGCTCGACTATATAAGGTTGATAAAGATAGATTAA
- a CDS encoding response regulator transcription factor, giving the protein MKILYIEDEISLARIVKESLQSRGFEVIHFADGIEWEAHIGGFIPDICLLDVMLPGKDGFAIAGEIRQIYPDLPVIFITAKIQTKDVLEGFEAGANDYIKKPFSLEELIVRLKNIFQLTQKNLQNMPKEENCIRIGAFSFFPDKLELIHGSETKRLSYREGQLLGMLCQDKNEVTSRKLILDTLWGDDSFFNSRNLDVYITKLRQYLRYDEKVQILTLKAVGYRLVDQ; this is encoded by the coding sequence ATGAAAATTCTATATATCGAAGATGAAATATCGCTTGCTCGAATAGTAAAGGAATCATTGCAAAGTAGGGGTTTTGAAGTCATTCATTTTGCTGACGGTATCGAATGGGAAGCACATATCGGCGGTTTTATTCCGGATATATGTTTGCTGGATGTGATGTTGCCGGGCAAAGATGGTTTTGCAATAGCAGGTGAAATCAGACAGATTTATCCTGATCTACCTGTGATATTTATTACAGCCAAAATTCAGACAAAAGACGTGCTCGAGGGCTTTGAAGCAGGAGCCAATGACTATATCAAAAAACCTTTCAGTCTCGAAGAATTGATCGTCAGACTTAAAAACATTTTCCAATTGACACAAAAAAATCTGCAAAACATGCCGAAAGAAGAAAACTGCATCAGGATAGGTGCATTTTCTTTTTTTCCTGATAAACTCGAGTTGATTCATGGATCAGAAACAAAGCGGCTGTCCTACAGAGAAGGTCAACTGCTCGGTATGTTGTGTCAGGATAAAAATGAAGTGACTTCCAGAAAACTCATCCTTGATACACTCTGGGGCGATGATAGTTTTTTTAATTCACGTAATCTGGACGTGTATATCACAAAACTCAGGCAATATCTGCGCTACGATGAAAAAGTACAGATTCTTACACTGAAGGCAGTAGGATATAGGTTGGTGGATCAGTGA